In the genome of Montipora foliosa isolate CH-2021 chromosome 3, ASM3666993v2, whole genome shotgun sequence, one region contains:
- the LOC137997014 gene encoding uncharacterized protein isoform X3, which yields MFLSRFPFRLLVIRQSWTKSYSTVSVEEVEDFKKTSFYSVFLKRKKNDNVNSPADSYPLSTARLNARKGPSIKFEELAPSLFEFLENVSTNDRQDDDPKWEAFEVLENALQVLTRKETSGLTPGLKKTLNGLLFNKKKPNTEAAVNLAIVNLILKHLTRAQFVLNKSHSKVFKPSKQISMPEALAWDGLALGHRNAWYGELDMVICPSNTGEAGSKVALLGEKYGVEPQFDEGEEKSNVEEGSFHLRPGRGSIAVEGKKNVGERWSLFGSHFSQAFATAVTFSYVCHYKLSLESNSASPSLLPTVQLSPRGYQVFIYDCLEDVMFANSFFWNRWTLIYLWAMLHHRLFFPAQLDSNLSNRLTKFGYGSDDSSLFENRHELLFGKSVRSLHFVNDEPEYGRMDHF from the exons AtgtttctttcacgttttcccTTTCGATTACTGGTAATCCGCCAAAGCTGGACGAAAAGTTACAGCACTGTCAGCGTGGAAGAGGTAGAAGACTTTAAGAAAACATCTTTTTACTCGGTATTTCTAAAAAGGAAGAAGAACGACAACGTCAACAGTCCAGCTGATAGTTATCCTTTATCTACTGCTCGACTGAATGCTAGAAAG GGTCCATCCATAAAATTTGAGGAGCTGGCTCCTTCTCTTTTTGAGTTTTTGGAGAATGTTTCTACCAATGATCGTCAGGATGATGACCCCAAATGGGAAGCTTTTGAAGTCTTAGAAAATGCTTTGCAAGTTCTTACAAGAAAAGAAACATCTGGATTGACTCCTGGACTTAAGAAAACCTTAAATGGCCTACTTTTCAATAAAAAGAAGCCAAATACAGAAGCAGCGGTGAATCTGGCAATTGTTAATCTCATCTTGAAGCACTTAACAAGGGCCCAGTTCGTACTGAATAAAAGTCATTCAAAAGTTTTCAAGCCTTCCAAACAAATTTCTATGCCTGAAGCGTTAGCATGGGATGGCCTTGCCTTAG GGCACAGAAATGCATGGTATGGGGAACTTGACATGGTGATTTGTCCTTCCAATACAG GAGAAGCCGGATCCAAAGTTGCTTTGTTGGGAGAAA AGTATGGCGTGGAACCTCAGTTTGATGAAG GTGAGGAGAAAAGCAATGTTGAAGAAG GATCTTTTCATTTGCGTCCTGGCCGTGGATCCATTGCTGTTGAGGGGAAGAAGAATGTTGGAGAAAGGTGGTCCTTATTTGGATCTCACTTCTCGCAGGCGTTTGCCACGGCTGTGACCTTTTCATATGTATGCCACTACAAGCTGTCGTTGGAGAGCAACTCTGCATCCCCTTCTTTGTTACCTACCGTCCAGTTATCACCTAGAGGATATCAAGTTTTCATTTATGATTGCTTAGAGGATGTAATGTTTGCAAATAGTTTTTTTTGGAATAGGTGGACATTGATTTACCTATGGGCTATGTTGCATCACCGTTTATTTTTTCCAGCCCAATTGGATTCGAATCTTAGTAATCGTTTGACTAAATTTGGTTATGGTAGCGACGATTCCTCTTTGTTTGAAAACCGCCATGAGCTCTTGTTTGGTAAGAGCGTAAGATCGCTACATTTTGTGAATGATGAGCCAGAGTACGGTAGAATGGATCACTTCTGA
- the LOC137997014 gene encoding uncharacterized protein isoform X7: protein MFLSRFPFRLLVIRQSWTKSYSTVSVEEVEDFKKTSFYSVFLKRKKNDNVNSPADSYPLSTARLNARKGPSIKFEELAPSLFEFLENVSTNDRQDDDPKWEAFEVLENALQVLTRKETSGLTPGLKKTLNGLLFNKKKPNTEAAVNLAIVNLILKHLTRAQFVLNKSHSKVFKPSKQISMPEALAWDGLALGHRNAWYGELDMVICPSNTGEAGSKVALLGEKYGVEPQFDEGEEKSNVEEEAAEIACVD from the exons AtgtttctttcacgttttcccTTTCGATTACTGGTAATCCGCCAAAGCTGGACGAAAAGTTACAGCACTGTCAGCGTGGAAGAGGTAGAAGACTTTAAGAAAACATCTTTTTACTCGGTATTTCTAAAAAGGAAGAAGAACGACAACGTCAACAGTCCAGCTGATAGTTATCCTTTATCTACTGCTCGACTGAATGCTAGAAAG GGTCCATCCATAAAATTTGAGGAGCTGGCTCCTTCTCTTTTTGAGTTTTTGGAGAATGTTTCTACCAATGATCGTCAGGATGATGACCCCAAATGGGAAGCTTTTGAAGTCTTAGAAAATGCTTTGCAAGTTCTTACAAGAAAAGAAACATCTGGATTGACTCCTGGACTTAAGAAAACCTTAAATGGCCTACTTTTCAATAAAAAGAAGCCAAATACAGAAGCAGCGGTGAATCTGGCAATTGTTAATCTCATCTTGAAGCACTTAACAAGGGCCCAGTTCGTACTGAATAAAAGTCATTCAAAAGTTTTCAAGCCTTCCAAACAAATTTCTATGCCTGAAGCGTTAGCATGGGATGGCCTTGCCTTAG GGCACAGAAATGCATGGTATGGGGAACTTGACATGGTGATTTGTCCTTCCAATACAG GAGAAGCCGGATCCAAAGTTGCTTTGTTGGGAGAAA AGTATGGCGTGGAACCTCAGTTTGATGAAG GTGAGGAGAAAAGCAATGTTGAAGAAG aagctgCAGAAATTGCCTGTGTTGACTAA
- the LOC137997014 gene encoding uncharacterized protein isoform X6: MFLSRFPFRLLVIRQSWTKSYSTVSVEEVEDFKKTSFYSVFLKRKKNDNVNSPADSYPLSTARLNARKGPSIKFEELAPSLFEFLENVSTNDRQDDDPKWEAFEVLENALQVLTRKETSGLTPGLKKTLNGLLFNKKKPNTEAAVNLAIVNLILKHLTRAQFVLNKSHSKVFKPSKQISMPEALAWDGLALGHRNAWYGELDMVICPSNTGEAGSKVALLGEKYGVEPQFDEGEEKSNVEEEEAKMEVISELTEAAEIACVD, from the exons AtgtttctttcacgttttcccTTTCGATTACTGGTAATCCGCCAAAGCTGGACGAAAAGTTACAGCACTGTCAGCGTGGAAGAGGTAGAAGACTTTAAGAAAACATCTTTTTACTCGGTATTTCTAAAAAGGAAGAAGAACGACAACGTCAACAGTCCAGCTGATAGTTATCCTTTATCTACTGCTCGACTGAATGCTAGAAAG GGTCCATCCATAAAATTTGAGGAGCTGGCTCCTTCTCTTTTTGAGTTTTTGGAGAATGTTTCTACCAATGATCGTCAGGATGATGACCCCAAATGGGAAGCTTTTGAAGTCTTAGAAAATGCTTTGCAAGTTCTTACAAGAAAAGAAACATCTGGATTGACTCCTGGACTTAAGAAAACCTTAAATGGCCTACTTTTCAATAAAAAGAAGCCAAATACAGAAGCAGCGGTGAATCTGGCAATTGTTAATCTCATCTTGAAGCACTTAACAAGGGCCCAGTTCGTACTGAATAAAAGTCATTCAAAAGTTTTCAAGCCTTCCAAACAAATTTCTATGCCTGAAGCGTTAGCATGGGATGGCCTTGCCTTAG GGCACAGAAATGCATGGTATGGGGAACTTGACATGGTGATTTGTCCTTCCAATACAG GAGAAGCCGGATCCAAAGTTGCTTTGTTGGGAGAAA AGTATGGCGTGGAACCTCAGTTTGATGAAG GTGAGGAGAAAAGCAATGTTGAAGAAG aagaagcaaaaatggaaGTCATTAGCGAATTGACAG aagctgCAGAAATTGCCTGTGTTGACTAA
- the LOC137997014 gene encoding uncharacterized protein isoform X2: MFLSRFPFRLLVIRQSWTKSYSTVSVEEVEDFKKTSFYSVFLKRKKNDNVNSPADSYPLSTARLNARKGPSIKFEELAPSLFEFLENVSTNDRQDDDPKWEAFEVLENALQVLTRKETSGLTPGLKKTLNGLLFNKKKPNTEAAVNLAIVNLILKHLTRAQFVLNKSHSKVFKPSKQISMPEALAWDGLALGHRNAWYGELDMVICPSNTGEAGSKVALLGEKYGVEPQFDEEEAKMEVISELTGSFHLRPGRGSIAVEGKKNVGERWSLFGSHFSQAFATAVTFSYVCHYKLSLESNSASPSLLPTVQLSPRGYQVFIYDCLEDVMFANSFFWNRWTLIYLWAMLHHRLFFPAQLDSNLSNRLTKFGYGSDDSSLFENRHELLFGKSVRSLHFVNDEPEYGRMDHF, from the exons AtgtttctttcacgttttcccTTTCGATTACTGGTAATCCGCCAAAGCTGGACGAAAAGTTACAGCACTGTCAGCGTGGAAGAGGTAGAAGACTTTAAGAAAACATCTTTTTACTCGGTATTTCTAAAAAGGAAGAAGAACGACAACGTCAACAGTCCAGCTGATAGTTATCCTTTATCTACTGCTCGACTGAATGCTAGAAAG GGTCCATCCATAAAATTTGAGGAGCTGGCTCCTTCTCTTTTTGAGTTTTTGGAGAATGTTTCTACCAATGATCGTCAGGATGATGACCCCAAATGGGAAGCTTTTGAAGTCTTAGAAAATGCTTTGCAAGTTCTTACAAGAAAAGAAACATCTGGATTGACTCCTGGACTTAAGAAAACCTTAAATGGCCTACTTTTCAATAAAAAGAAGCCAAATACAGAAGCAGCGGTGAATCTGGCAATTGTTAATCTCATCTTGAAGCACTTAACAAGGGCCCAGTTCGTACTGAATAAAAGTCATTCAAAAGTTTTCAAGCCTTCCAAACAAATTTCTATGCCTGAAGCGTTAGCATGGGATGGCCTTGCCTTAG GGCACAGAAATGCATGGTATGGGGAACTTGACATGGTGATTTGTCCTTCCAATACAG GAGAAGCCGGATCCAAAGTTGCTTTGTTGGGAGAAA AGTATGGCGTGGAACCTCAGTTTGATGAAG aagaagcaaaaatggaaGTCATTAGCGAATTGACAG GATCTTTTCATTTGCGTCCTGGCCGTGGATCCATTGCTGTTGAGGGGAAGAAGAATGTTGGAGAAAGGTGGTCCTTATTTGGATCTCACTTCTCGCAGGCGTTTGCCACGGCTGTGACCTTTTCATATGTATGCCACTACAAGCTGTCGTTGGAGAGCAACTCTGCATCCCCTTCTTTGTTACCTACCGTCCAGTTATCACCTAGAGGATATCAAGTTTTCATTTATGATTGCTTAGAGGATGTAATGTTTGCAAATAGTTTTTTTTGGAATAGGTGGACATTGATTTACCTATGGGCTATGTTGCATCACCGTTTATTTTTTCCAGCCCAATTGGATTCGAATCTTAGTAATCGTTTGACTAAATTTGGTTATGGTAGCGACGATTCCTCTTTGTTTGAAAACCGCCATGAGCTCTTGTTTGGTAAGAGCGTAAGATCGCTACATTTTGTGAATGATGAGCCAGAGTACGGTAGAATGGATCACTTCTGA
- the LOC137997014 gene encoding uncharacterized protein isoform X4 has translation MFLSRFPFRLLVIRQSWTKSYSTVSVEEVEDFKKTSFYSVFLKRKKNDNVNSPADSYPLSTARLNARKGPSIKFEELAPSLFEFLENVSTNDRQDDDPKWEAFEVLENALQVLTRKETSGLTPGLKKTLNGLLFNKKKPNTEAAVNLAIVNLILKHLTRAQFVLNKSHSKVFKPSKQISMPEALAWDGLALGHRNAWYGELDMVICPSNTGEAGSKVALLGEKYGVEPQFDEGSFHLRPGRGSIAVEGKKNVGERWSLFGSHFSQAFATAVTFSYVCHYKLSLESNSASPSLLPTVQLSPRGYQVFIYDCLEDVMFANSFFWNRWTLIYLWAMLHHRLFFPAQLDSNLSNRLTKFGYGSDDSSLFENRHELLFGKSVRSLHFVNDEPEYGRMDHF, from the exons AtgtttctttcacgttttcccTTTCGATTACTGGTAATCCGCCAAAGCTGGACGAAAAGTTACAGCACTGTCAGCGTGGAAGAGGTAGAAGACTTTAAGAAAACATCTTTTTACTCGGTATTTCTAAAAAGGAAGAAGAACGACAACGTCAACAGTCCAGCTGATAGTTATCCTTTATCTACTGCTCGACTGAATGCTAGAAAG GGTCCATCCATAAAATTTGAGGAGCTGGCTCCTTCTCTTTTTGAGTTTTTGGAGAATGTTTCTACCAATGATCGTCAGGATGATGACCCCAAATGGGAAGCTTTTGAAGTCTTAGAAAATGCTTTGCAAGTTCTTACAAGAAAAGAAACATCTGGATTGACTCCTGGACTTAAGAAAACCTTAAATGGCCTACTTTTCAATAAAAAGAAGCCAAATACAGAAGCAGCGGTGAATCTGGCAATTGTTAATCTCATCTTGAAGCACTTAACAAGGGCCCAGTTCGTACTGAATAAAAGTCATTCAAAAGTTTTCAAGCCTTCCAAACAAATTTCTATGCCTGAAGCGTTAGCATGGGATGGCCTTGCCTTAG GGCACAGAAATGCATGGTATGGGGAACTTGACATGGTGATTTGTCCTTCCAATACAG GAGAAGCCGGATCCAAAGTTGCTTTGTTGGGAGAAA AGTATGGCGTGGAACCTCAGTTTGATGAAG GATCTTTTCATTTGCGTCCTGGCCGTGGATCCATTGCTGTTGAGGGGAAGAAGAATGTTGGAGAAAGGTGGTCCTTATTTGGATCTCACTTCTCGCAGGCGTTTGCCACGGCTGTGACCTTTTCATATGTATGCCACTACAAGCTGTCGTTGGAGAGCAACTCTGCATCCCCTTCTTTGTTACCTACCGTCCAGTTATCACCTAGAGGATATCAAGTTTTCATTTATGATTGCTTAGAGGATGTAATGTTTGCAAATAGTTTTTTTTGGAATAGGTGGACATTGATTTACCTATGGGCTATGTTGCATCACCGTTTATTTTTTCCAGCCCAATTGGATTCGAATCTTAGTAATCGTTTGACTAAATTTGGTTATGGTAGCGACGATTCCTCTTTGTTTGAAAACCGCCATGAGCTCTTGTTTGGTAAGAGCGTAAGATCGCTACATTTTGTGAATGATGAGCCAGAGTACGGTAGAATGGATCACTTCTGA
- the LOC137997014 gene encoding uncharacterized protein isoform X1, which translates to MFLSRFPFRLLVIRQSWTKSYSTVSVEEVEDFKKTSFYSVFLKRKKNDNVNSPADSYPLSTARLNARKGPSIKFEELAPSLFEFLENVSTNDRQDDDPKWEAFEVLENALQVLTRKETSGLTPGLKKTLNGLLFNKKKPNTEAAVNLAIVNLILKHLTRAQFVLNKSHSKVFKPSKQISMPEALAWDGLALGHRNAWYGELDMVICPSNTGEAGSKVALLGEKYGVEPQFDEGEEKSNVEEEEAKMEVISELTGSFHLRPGRGSIAVEGKKNVGERWSLFGSHFSQAFATAVTFSYVCHYKLSLESNSASPSLLPTVQLSPRGYQVFIYDCLEDVMFANSFFWNRWTLIYLWAMLHHRLFFPAQLDSNLSNRLTKFGYGSDDSSLFENRHELLFGKSVRSLHFVNDEPEYGRMDHF; encoded by the exons AtgtttctttcacgttttcccTTTCGATTACTGGTAATCCGCCAAAGCTGGACGAAAAGTTACAGCACTGTCAGCGTGGAAGAGGTAGAAGACTTTAAGAAAACATCTTTTTACTCGGTATTTCTAAAAAGGAAGAAGAACGACAACGTCAACAGTCCAGCTGATAGTTATCCTTTATCTACTGCTCGACTGAATGCTAGAAAG GGTCCATCCATAAAATTTGAGGAGCTGGCTCCTTCTCTTTTTGAGTTTTTGGAGAATGTTTCTACCAATGATCGTCAGGATGATGACCCCAAATGGGAAGCTTTTGAAGTCTTAGAAAATGCTTTGCAAGTTCTTACAAGAAAAGAAACATCTGGATTGACTCCTGGACTTAAGAAAACCTTAAATGGCCTACTTTTCAATAAAAAGAAGCCAAATACAGAAGCAGCGGTGAATCTGGCAATTGTTAATCTCATCTTGAAGCACTTAACAAGGGCCCAGTTCGTACTGAATAAAAGTCATTCAAAAGTTTTCAAGCCTTCCAAACAAATTTCTATGCCTGAAGCGTTAGCATGGGATGGCCTTGCCTTAG GGCACAGAAATGCATGGTATGGGGAACTTGACATGGTGATTTGTCCTTCCAATACAG GAGAAGCCGGATCCAAAGTTGCTTTGTTGGGAGAAA AGTATGGCGTGGAACCTCAGTTTGATGAAG GTGAGGAGAAAAGCAATGTTGAAGAAG aagaagcaaaaatggaaGTCATTAGCGAATTGACAG GATCTTTTCATTTGCGTCCTGGCCGTGGATCCATTGCTGTTGAGGGGAAGAAGAATGTTGGAGAAAGGTGGTCCTTATTTGGATCTCACTTCTCGCAGGCGTTTGCCACGGCTGTGACCTTTTCATATGTATGCCACTACAAGCTGTCGTTGGAGAGCAACTCTGCATCCCCTTCTTTGTTACCTACCGTCCAGTTATCACCTAGAGGATATCAAGTTTTCATTTATGATTGCTTAGAGGATGTAATGTTTGCAAATAGTTTTTTTTGGAATAGGTGGACATTGATTTACCTATGGGCTATGTTGCATCACCGTTTATTTTTTCCAGCCCAATTGGATTCGAATCTTAGTAATCGTTTGACTAAATTTGGTTATGGTAGCGACGATTCCTCTTTGTTTGAAAACCGCCATGAGCTCTTGTTTGGTAAGAGCGTAAGATCGCTACATTTTGTGAATGATGAGCCAGAGTACGGTAGAATGGATCACTTCTGA